In Oreochromis aureus strain Israel breed Guangdong linkage group 15, ZZ_aureus, whole genome shotgun sequence, a single genomic region encodes these proteins:
- the si:ch211-1a19.3 gene encoding uncharacterized protein si:ch211-1a19.3 → MAAASKSSQKVKNVVIALLALWSIISLIVIVVWATSPGMKGAPQCRAELQEVTEKMEGAKVVYNKNKEALEMMVSEERRKTDQQRTENLVLLGQLNTTNATLEECRQENVLLNRNMTIMQEDIEDLRQKEANLTVQLGLLKDQIDTLEQNLTQAIHKTEAAESLQMAAENNMKAAQAQTKVCESSKQAVQKQLQKCTATKSEAPQLTQPRAPTSAPSSTAPLFAGIPALMLLVCSALHLIT, encoded by the exons ATGGCGGCCGCCTCCAAGTCCTCCCAGAAGGTAAAGAATGTGGTGATTGCCCTGCTGGCGCTCTGGTCCATCATCTCTCTCATCGTGATCGTGGTGTGGGCGACATCTCCCGGCATGAAAGGCGCACCCCAATGCCGCGCCGAGCTGCAGGAGGTCACCGAGAAGATGGAAGGGGCAAAGGTGGTGTATAACAAGAACAAGGAAGCTCTGGAGATGATGGTGTCGGAGGAAAGGAGGAAGACAGACCAACAGAGAACTGAGAACCTGGTGCTCCTGGGCCAACTCAATACCACCAATGCCACATTGGAGGAGTGCCGGCAGGAAAAC GTCCTCCTGAACAGGAACATGACCATCATGCAGGAGGACATTGAGGACCTGCGACAGAAAGAAGCGAACCTCACTGTTCAGCTCGGCCTGCTGAAAG ATCAAATTGACACCCTTGAGCAGAACCTGACCCAGGCCATTCATAAGACCGAGGCTGCAGAGAGTCTGCAGATGGCTGCTGAGAACAACATGAAGGCAGCTCAGGCTCAGACCAAAGTCTGTGAGTCCAGCAAGCAGGCTGTGCAGAAGCAGCT TCAGAAGTGTACAGCGACCAAATCTGAAGCTCCTCAGCTGACACAGCCACGGGCCCCCACCTCTGCCCCGAGTTCCACTGCTCCTCTGTTTGCTGGTATTCCTGCACTGATGTTGCTTGTATGCAGTGCTCTGCATCTGATAACCT ga
- the sid1 gene encoding secreted immunoglobulin domain 1, whose amino-acid sequence MRTKGSHQGKNIQHSHTVSHVLLSVSLVLKHSAGFINNSSSFLSQLMMESLLVWVILLALSGLQNHAAVDPSSTIQVRLGENATLQCPLLDTSNFTVLTTTTAPTAPTTLSWYRKAPGQGPQLLVSLRSMDRLKVKYGNGVPRSKVSIAADGSLVVQGSKQSDSAVYYCGISRGDDRKKEPRLRTRRRK is encoded by the exons ATGAGAACTAAAGGCTCACATCAGGGGAAAAACATCCAGCATTCACATACTGTCAGCCACGTGTTGTTATCCGTTAGTCTTGTTTTGAAACACTCTGCTGGTTTcattaacaacagcagcagcttccTCAGTCAGTTGATGATGGAGTCTCTGCTGGTCTGGGTGATCCTGCTCGCTCTCAGTG GCTTACAGAACCATGCAGCTGTCGATCCATCATCGACCATCCAGGTGAGGCTTGGAGAGAACGCCACCCTGCAGTGCCCTCTGCTGGACACCTCCAATTTCACCGTGCTCACCACCACTACTGCCCCGACCGCTCCCACCACCCTCAGCTGGTACAGAAAAGCACCAGGACAGGGACCACAGCTTCTTGTCTCCCTCAGGTCTATGGATAGACTCAAAGTGAAATACGGCAACGGTGTTCCCCGCAGTAAAGTCTCTATAGCGGCCGATGGCTCACTGGTGGTGCAAGGTTCCAAGCAGAGCGACTCGGCGGTTTATTACTGTGGAATCAGCCGGGGAGATGACCGGAAGAAAGAACCAAGGCTACGGACCCGCAGAAGGAAATAA
- the LOC116333040 gene encoding cocaine- and amphetamine-regulated transcript protein-like — translation MVSSRMLLLSASCWLLVVLGSCEEPIEERSAEYDAIETQQEKELIEALQEVLEKLKGKQLPSSEKKLGWLAACDAGEQCAIRKASRIGKLCGCPGGTVCNFSVLKCL, via the exons ATGGTCAGCAGCAGGATGCTGCTTCTCAGTGCCTCCTGCTGGCTGCTCGTTGTTTTAGGGAGTTGCGAGGAGCCAATCGAAGAGAGGTCAGCCGAATACGACGCCATCGAGacacaacaagagaaagagCTG ATTGAAGCTCTGCAGGAAGTTCTGGAGAAGCTAAAGGGCAAACAGCTGCCATCCTCAGAGAAAAAACTCGGCTGGCTAGCTGCT TGTGATGCAGGTGAGCAGTGTGCAATTCGTAAGGCTTCGAGAATCGGGAAGCTGTGTGGCTGTCCCGGAGGAACCGTTTGTAACTTCAGTGTCCTCAAGTGTCTGTAA